In Streptacidiphilus sp. P02-A3a, the DNA window GGACCCGGACCCGGAGCGGCGGCTGGAGCCCGGCCGGCCGGGGGCGGACGGCGGGGGGAGCGTCGTGTCGGGCGATCACAGATCGACCTCCCTGCGGCGTAGCAGACCGGTGACGGTCAGGGCGATGACCGCGGACAGCAGCAGCAGGGCGATCGCGATCGCCGAGGCGTAGCCGAACTGGTCGTTGGTGAAGGCCACCTTGACGATGTACTGCGCGGTTGACTCGGTGGAGAAGGCCGGACCGCCGGAGGTGAGCACGGTGATGATGTCGTACAGCTTCAGTACCGTGATCAGCGAGATGGTGACGCTGATGGTGGTGGCCGGGGCGACCATGCGCAGCGTGATCATCCGGAACTGCTGGAAGGTGCTCGCGCCGTCGATGGAGCTGGCGTCGTAGAGCTCGCCCGGGATGCTCTGCAGCGCGGCCAGGTAGACCACGGTGGTGAAGCCGGACAGGACCCAGGTGACCACGACGCCCACGGAGAACTGGGCCAGGTGCGGTGTGCCGAGCCACTGCACCGGGGTGCTGATCACGCCGAGGTGGGTCAGCAGGGTGTTGAGGATGCCGTCCTCGGTGAAGATGGTCTTCCAGACGAAGCCGACGATCACCCCGGAGATGACCTGCGGCAGGAACGCCAGTGTCCGCAGCACGCGGTAGTGCAGCTGGGTGCGGTTGAGCAGGACCGCGAAGAGCACGCCGACGGCGTTGGCCATGACGGTCACGCCCACGGCCAGGAGCAGGGTGAAGGCGAGGGTCGCGTGCAGTTCGCCGTCGTGCAGCATGGTGCGGTAGTTGGCGAGCCCGACGAAGCGGCTCTGCGACTCCAGCGGGCTCTCGTCGGTGAAGCTGCTGTTCAGGCTCATGAAGATGGGTGCGACGATGAAGACGATGTACAGGAGCAGTCCCAGACCGGCGATCAGCCCGAGTCCGGCGTCCTGTTTGGCGCTGCGAAACCAGCGCACACATGACTGCACTGTTTCCGTCCCTCCTGGTCGGGGCGGGATCGCTGGGGATCCCACGCCGACGGTTCTGTTGCTGCTGGGTGGGTGGGGAGGTGCTGCCCGCGGGTCACTGGGTGGCGGTGGCCCAGTCCTGGTCGAGCTTGGCCAGCTGGCCCCGCACGTCGGAGGTGTTGAACAGCGCCTGCGCCGCCGCGTAGAAGTCGTTGGTGAGCGAGCCGGGCATGGCGTCGTCGTTGGTGGCCCAGCCGATCGAGCTGACCTTGTTGTTCGGCTGCGTCACGTAGGCGTACGACTGGGTGAACGCCGGGCTGACGGTGACGCCGAAGTCGGCCAGGGTCTTGCCCTTGAGCATCGGGAACGCGCCGTCGCCGGTGATCAGGGTCTTCAGGTTGGACGGGTTCAGCGACCAGGACTCGGCGAAGGCGGTGGCGGCCTTGAGGTCCGGGGTCCTGGCGCTGATGGCCATCGAGCCGCCCACGGCGAACGGCACCACGACCGAGCCGTCGTCGGTGGGCCAGGGGAACACCCCGATGTCGTTCCACTCGCTCTTCGGGATCGAGCCGAGGTACCAGCTGCCCATCGGGTACATCGCGGCCTTGCCGGCGTTGAAGTTGGTGATCGACTGGGCGTAGCTGACGTTCAGCGCGCCCTGCTCGAAGTCGCCGTCGGTGACCAGCGTGCGCATCTTGGTCGCGGCGGCCACCACGTCGGCGTCGGTGAACTTCACCGTGTCGGCGTAGCGCTGCCGCAGCCACTGGGGGTCCTTGCCCAGCACGTCGGCGCTGATGGCGCCGGTCAGCGGCATCGCGGCGGCGAACGGGTCGTTGCCGCCGAGCTCGATCGGGGTCTGCCCGGCGGCCTTCAGCTTGGCGCACACGGCCAGGAACTGCGCCCAGGTGGTCGGCGGTTGCACCCCGGCCTTCGCGAACTCGGCCTTGTTGTAGTAGACCAGCGGGATGATCTGCGAGTTCGTCGGCGGGATGTAGACCTTGCCCTTGATCGCGTTGCCCTGCGGCAGCAGGAAGTTCGCGTTGATCCAGGACTGGTCGTAGGGCTGGAGCAGCCCGGCGCCGGTGTACAGCGACGGGGTGATCGATTCCAGCAGGTCGGGGAACTGGCCGGAGGCTTCGAGCTGCTTCGCGTAGGTGTCGCGGTCCGTGGTGGGGGTCACCACCTGCTTGATCGTCAGACCGGGAACGGTCGCCTGGGCGGCGGCGATCGAGTCCTTCCAGAACGTCGGCGTCAGGTCCGGCGAGTCGAAGGTCATGTAGGTCAGGGTGGTCCCGCCCGAAGCCGAGGCCGTGGTGGACGAGTTCGAACAGGCGGTCACCATCAGCAGGCTGGCGGCGGCGGCAGTGGCGGCGGCAGCGGTTCGTCTGAGCATGGAAGTCCGTTTCAGGGGTGGGATGTCAGCGGAGGGAGGCTTCCGGGGTGATCCCAGCGCGGTCGTCGTTTACCGGATCCCGCCGCTGAGATAACGTTGTCTCGCCGAGAACTGTAGGGTCCCAGAATCGGGTGTCAACCCTTTCCGGTGTCACGGACAGGTCTCGGCGCCGAGCGACAGGGTCACCCACCATCGAACGAGGGGAAGCAACGTGCCTGGCCAAGGCGCTGAAGGCGAGCGGGTGCCGGTACGGCCGCGCAGGCCGACGATGATTGATGTCGCCAAGGAGGCGGGGGTCGCACTGCGGACCGTGTCCCGGGTGGTCAACGACGACGCGACGGTCGGTGAGGAGCTGGCGAGGCGCGTCCGTGAGGCCATAGCGCGGCTCGACTACCAGCCCGACGAGCGGGCCCGGCAGTTGCGCAGCGGTCGCACCGGCACGATCGGCGCGGCGGTACGCAACATCGCCATCACCCACCCCGTGCTGCGGGAGGTGGAGATCGCGGCCCGGGCCGCCCGGCTGAACGTGGTGGCGATGTCCACCGACGACGACGCGGACCGCGAGCTGGAGGCGGTCATGTCCATGTGCCGACGGCGGATGGACGGCATCATCATCGAGCCGATCGCCGAGGACCACGGCTACCTGCAGGCGGAGATCGACTCCGGGCTGGCGGTGGTGGCCTTCGACCGGCCCGCCGCCGGAATCTCGGTGGACACGGTGCTGACCGACAACCGGGGCGGCATCGTCTCGGCCTTCGAGCACCTGGTCCGGCAGGGGCACCGCCGGATCGGGTACATCGGCGACGACGAGCGGATCCACACCGGCCGGGAGCGGGCCACCGCCTTCCGCGACTGCCTGCGCGGCATCGGCGAGCCGCTCGACGGACTGGTCCACCCCGGGCCGATCGAACCGGCTCGGATCGCGGCTGCCCTGGGCCTCCTGCGGGCCCGCGGGGTCACCGCGGTGGTCACCGGGAACGCGCTGACCACCGTCGAGGTGGTCCGCCAGTTCGGCCCCGACTTCGGCGGCACGGCGCTGGTCGGCTTCGACGACTTCCCGCTCTCCGACCTGCTGCGCCCGGGGCTGACCGTGGTCGCCCAGGGCGACCGCGAGATCGGGCGGACCGCCATCGAGCTGTTCCGCAGCCGGGTGGCCGACCGGGCCCGGCCGGTGCGCACGGTGACCGTGCCGACCACGCTGATCGTGCGCGGCTCGGGGGAGGTCCAGCCCTGAGGGCGCGGGGCCGGGGTGCGGTCGGCCCCCTTTACAACCCCGAGCGAGCACCTCTATAAACAACCCAGACATCCGATGTTACTGTTCGGATTTGTCTGCGGACGTGCAGGAACGTTCACGCCCGCGCTGGTCAAACCACCCAGAAGCGGCTGCATTCGAAGACTGCCCCCTCTCTCCGACTCTAAAGATCGGATGTCTTGGCGGTCCGTGCAGATCACCCCCGGTCGTCGGCGCCCCCGCGCCCACGACCGGGGGAGCAGCCGCAGCCAGTGCGAAGAAAGGCAGTACGCCCCATGAGACTCAGGCTGCTCCTGAGACGTTCGATGAGCGCGGTCACCGCCGGTCTGCTGGTCGGCGCCGGTCTGTCGGCCATCGCCGCGCAACCGGCGCTGGCCGACACGGTCACCGCCAACGAGGCGACGCGCATCGTCTCCCAGTACACGGGTGTCTGGACCACCCCGCCGACCCAGCTCGGCAACGGCGAGACCACCGACGCCCCGTTGCTGGGCAACGGCAACGTCGGGGTCGCGGTCGGCGGCTCCATCAACGACCAGACGTTCTACCTCGGCAAGAACGACTTCTTCTCCGCCGCCGGCCACGCCATCGAGCCGCTGGGCCGGATCGTGGTGGCGGCCCCGAGCATGGCCGGGGCCGGCTACCACGTGGTCCAGAACATCGCCCGGGCCCAGGTCTCGGGGACCTACACCCTGGGTGCCGTCACGCTGGCCACCACCAGCTGGGTCTCCGCCACCCAGAACACGTTCGTCACCCAGTTCACGCTCACCGGCGGCAGCGCCCAGAACATCTCCATCAGTCTGCAGAACGGCGCCGGGGGCACCCCCACCGTCTCCACCACCGGCAACGACCTGGACGCGGACGTGGCGGCCGACACCAGCGGCAGCGGCAACCCGGTGGCCCGGATAGCCGCCCGGACCATCGGCGACTCCCAGTCGGTCTCCGGCAACACGATCACGCTGACCATGCAGCCGGGCACCAGCTCCACCCTGGTCGCCGCGATCGAGAGCGACAACGACTCCTCGA includes these proteins:
- a CDS encoding carbohydrate ABC transporter permease, with the protein product MRWFRSAKQDAGLGLIAGLGLLLYIVFIVAPIFMSLNSSFTDESPLESQSRFVGLANYRTMLHDGELHATLAFTLLLAVGVTVMANAVGVLFAVLLNRTQLHYRVLRTLAFLPQVISGVIVGFVWKTIFTEDGILNTLLTHLGVISTPVQWLGTPHLAQFSVGVVVTWVLSGFTTVVYLAALQSIPGELYDASSIDGASTFQQFRMITLRMVAPATTISVTISLITVLKLYDIITVLTSGGPAFSTESTAQYIVKVAFTNDQFGYASAIAIALLLLSAVIALTVTGLLRRREVDL
- a CDS encoding ABC transporter substrate-binding protein: MLRRTAAAATAAAASLLMVTACSNSSTTASASGGTTLTYMTFDSPDLTPTFWKDSIAAAQATVPGLTIKQVVTPTTDRDTYAKQLEASGQFPDLLESITPSLYTGAGLLQPYDQSWINANFLLPQGNAIKGKVYIPPTNSQIIPLVYYNKAEFAKAGVQPPTTWAQFLAVCAKLKAAGQTPIELGGNDPFAAAMPLTGAISADVLGKDPQWLRQRYADTVKFTDADVVAAATKMRTLVTDGDFEQGALNVSYAQSITNFNAGKAAMYPMGSWYLGSIPKSEWNDIGVFPWPTDDGSVVVPFAVGGSMAISARTPDLKAATAFAESWSLNPSNLKTLITGDGAFPMLKGKTLADFGVTVSPAFTQSYAYVTQPNNKVSSIGWATNDDAMPGSLTNDFYAAAQALFNTSDVRGQLAKLDQDWATATQ
- a CDS encoding LacI family DNA-binding transcriptional regulator, with translation MPGQGAEGERVPVRPRRPTMIDVAKEAGVALRTVSRVVNDDATVGEELARRVREAIARLDYQPDERARQLRSGRTGTIGAAVRNIAITHPVLREVEIAARAARLNVVAMSTDDDADRELEAVMSMCRRRMDGIIIEPIAEDHGYLQAEIDSGLAVVAFDRPAAGISVDTVLTDNRGGIVSAFEHLVRQGHRRIGYIGDDERIHTGRERATAFRDCLRGIGEPLDGLVHPGPIEPARIAAALGLLRARGVTAVVTGNALTTVEVVRQFGPDFGGTALVGFDDFPLSDLLRPGLTVVAQGDREIGRTAIELFRSRVADRARPVRTVTVPTTLIVRGSGEVQP